A single genomic interval of Sebastes umbrosus isolate fSebUmb1 chromosome 9, fSebUmb1.pri, whole genome shotgun sequence harbors:
- the LOC119494925 gene encoding protein INSYN2B: MGRRVADPTNPVPALGVPLAGGRWGPLCSVGVQTSPGLRTLPSIKRHGSQPSNTHRPLAMATDKTTTVETGGVIRSDSNSLPVSKETSQNEINSLTQDDMGSQGSGSGVYCQIKTIRTNPKDTRDKRTARYTNGSVVASDAVGGVCTEATEGKEPARERRRVQSLRGEGHRSVLKTGSGCTTMHATPPRPCRVMANSPPSLCGTCGRRRSQITPCTGACRRKAVNQVIASQTLPNPPRKPSVAQSRKECALDSQPCTKNTDTSVKTSQIPQLSHTIPKTHSSHSNHTPDAQNKTKESKQQTRPRSADFTLYKDSATQTADTLTHNDADRTTATTHTQRPHTPSAEASEPPSTEKHKHDLAKIQHTDEHTHQHTSVRITPKHPAPSLQSDLKSTDSPPLPATNSPKPACSKPATPVAQTKNTPETTNTPKQTSSERIKLKDCAKQKSKSFDDHTLPCKTHMKAQCNGAPGGLVVGPVGSAPRGLEKQLQSVEENLQSNQEKIKVLLNVIQDLEKSKALSEGRSSYRTGQDINNCPTCQKTACIIYSVEHDFRQQEGRFQGVMEALDGENDVPAPSLTKPTLAPSSSSRPSTKARVKKLRKKCFWWL; encoded by the exons ATGGGCAGGAGGGTGGCTGACCCAACTAATCCAGTGCCTGCGCTGGGGGTTCCCCTGGCCGGGGGGAGATGGGGGCCACTGTGCAGCGTCGGGGTGCAAACATCTCCCGGACTGCGGACTCTCCCCTCCATCAAACGACACGGCAGCCAACCAAGCAACACACATCGGCCACTCGCCATGGCAACAGACAAAACAACGACAGTGGAGACAGGGGGAGTTATAAGAAGTGACAGCAACAGTCTCCCGGTGTCCAAGGAGACGTCTCAGAACGAGATCAACAGCCTGACACAGGACGACATGGGGTCACAGGGGTCAGGCAGCGGAGTTTACTGCCAGATCAAAACTATACGGACAAACCCCAAGgacacaagagacaaaaggacagcTCGGTATACAAATGGCAGTGTGGTAGCCTCTGACGCGGTGGGAGGGGTTTGCACTGAGGCCACAGAAGGTAAGGAGCCAGcccgagagaggaggagggtgcaGTCTCTACGAGGGGAGGGCCATCGCTCCGTATTAAAGACGGGGAGTGGTTGTACGACCATGCATGCCACCCCACCGCGGCCCTGTCGAGTGATGGCGAATTCCCCACCCAGCCTTTGTGGGACATGTGGGAGGAGACGATCACAGATTACACCGTGCACAGGCGCATGTCGCAGGAAGGCTGTCAATCAAGTAATAGCCAGCCAGACTTTACCTAATCCGCCGCGGAAACCGTCTGTGGCTCAGTCAAGAAAAGAATGCGCTCTGGACTCTCAGCCTTGCACTAAAAACACGGACACATCAGTAAAGACTTCTCAAATACCGCAGCTGTCACACACTATACCAAAAACACACAGCTCACATTCCAACCACACGCCAGACGcccagaacaaaacaaaagagtCAAAGCAGCAGACGAGGCCACGTTCTGCAGACTTCACTCTCTACAAGGACTCAGCCACccaaacagcagacacactCACGCACAACGATGCAGACAGGACCACAGCTACCACACACACGCAACGACCACACACACCATCTGCAGAAGCATCAGAGCCACCTTCGACCGAAAAACACAAGCATGACTTGGCTAAAATCCAGCACactgatgaacacacacaccaacacacatcaGTCCGTATCACTCCTAAACATCCAGCTCCTTCCCTTCAAAGTGACTTAAAATCTACAGACAGCCCACCTCTCCCAGCAACAAACTCTCCCAAACCCGCTTGTTCCAAACCGGCCACCCCTGTAGCGCAAACCAAAAACACCCCCGAGACCACAAACACTCCCAAACAAACATCCTCAGAACGGATCAAACTCAAGGACTGCGCAAAACAGAAGAGCAAATCATTCGACGACCACACTCTGCCTTGTAAGACTCATATGAAAGCACAATGTAACGGGGCTCCAGGAGGGTTGGTGGTCGGACCCGTGGGGAGCGCGCCACGCGGGCTGGAGAAGCAGCTGCAGAGTGTGGAGGAGAACCTACAGTCCAATCAGGAGAAGATCAAGGTGCTTCTCAACGTCATTCAAGACCTGGAGAAGAGCAAGGCCCTCAGTGAAGG CCGCAGCTCGTACAGAACTGGTCAGGACATAAACAACTGCCCCACCTGCCAAAAGACAGCCTGCATCATCTACAG